The nucleotide sequence TCAGCAGCAGGGCCAGAACCTTAAAGGCAAACATGCTGGGCTCGACCGAGCCGAAAAAATTCAGGGAGTGCCATGTGTGACGGACGTTTTCGCCATTGCCGGTGAGCGAGAGCACCCCCACGGCCAGCAGAACGCTTGTGGACGCCATAAATGTCGAGGCCATGGTAGCGTTGCGCAAGGTCTGCACGGCGAGTATGCCGTTTTTGGTTTCAAGTACGGATGTTACCCATTGAACCCTTGCGGTGCGCGATATGCCGTGAATTGTATAGCCCGGGTCAATGCCCTCGCGCCAGTGTATATAAAGATTGTAGGCGGAATACAGCCCTACAGAGGTGCAAAAGCACAGCAGGTCAAACGTGTACATGGGCCTCCTTGCGCGCAGATGGTCAAGGCAGCTGCGGCTTATTGATATATACTCCTGCAAATGTCATGGAGGCAACCGTCTTGCATGCGGCAGCGCCGGCAGGCGGGATGCGTACTCTGCCGCCTTGCTGCCTGGCTGGTTTGTTCAGCCCGTGATTTCCTTAAGGTCGCGCCTGTCGACTGCAATGTGCTCATCCAGGGCGACGCGGCACCGGCAAAGCCCTGGTGTCCCTTGCCCTGCACCATCGAGCCCGCGCCGCAACCAGCCCTTTGTTACCTTCAACTGCGGCGGCTTTACTGAAGAGCTCATCAGCAGCGAACTTTTTGGCTACGAAAAAGGCGCGTTTACCGGCGCAACAACCGGCAAGGTGGGGCTGCTTGAGGCCGCCAACGGGGGCACGGTCTTTTTGGACGAAGTGGGCGAAATGCCGCCTGGCCATGCAGGTACGGCTGCTGCACGTGCTGCAGAAAAGACGCATCCTGTGGGTAGGCGGCACCCGCCCCGTGGATCTGGATATCCGCATTATCGCGGCCACAAACCGCGATCTGAAGTGCGAGGTGGAAAAGGGCAATTTTCGCGAAGACCTGTTTTTTCGGCTCAATGTGGTCAGCACCACCTTGCCGCGTCTGGCGGAGCGGCGAGAAGACATACCGCTGCTGGTGCGGCATTTTATCGAAAAATACCGGCTGGCTTTTCGCAAACAGGTCTTTGACGTGGATGATCAGGCCCTGGCGGCGATTATGGGGTACAGCTTTCCCGGCAATGTGCGCGAGCTAGAAAGTATCGTCGAGCGGGCCGTGGCGCTTACCGAGGGCCAAACCATAAGCCTTGCCGATCTGCCAGAAGACATCCGGCGGCTGGAATTCGACACCCTTGAGGGCGACGGATTGCCCACGCTGGCCGAGATGGAGCGCCGTTATGTGCTAAAATACTTTAAAAAACTGGCGACAACAAAAAACTTGCCGCAGAGGTTTTGGGCATGCCCCGCACAACCCTGTGGCGCAAACTCAAGGAATACGGCGTGGAGTAACGAGCCGTGCGCCGTTGCCCCCGCACGTTGGCCTGTGCGCGGCCTGGCCATAGTGAGGCACTGGCCGCGCACATGTGCAGGGTCTTGATTTAAAAGCTGAAAGACTCCGGTGGGTTGCCGCTAAAATCAAACATAAACGCCGTGCCGTGGTCAACGCTGAAAACGGTAAAGTCCGGGTTTTCAGCCGAGCCGTAGATGGAGCGTACAAGGCCGTTGTTTTCAATAATACGCTGCTTGACGTGCATATCGTCGTCCAGATTGGCCGTGCCCTTGACGCGCAGGGTCACCATCGTGGGCGATACGCACGAAAACTCCAGCCGGGGGTCTGCCTGCAGCTGGGCAAAAGTCTGTTTGCTGCGCGCGGTGCAGAACCACAGACGGCCTTTTTCCTCAAACTGAAACTGAAAGGGCCGCACTCGGGCCGCGCCAGCGTCAGAAGTGGCGATAAATACGGTGGTGTTGGCCGAGAGAAAGTCGATGACCTTTTTCATGGTGTCTCCTGTTTTTATTCTATGTCGAACTATTTAGGTGTAAAAACATGCGCACGACGCGCTGCCTCCCGTTTACTGCACGGCATCCATATGATGCCGTGGCAAAACAGAAAAAACAAACCTGAAGCCTTGTCAGGATATGGCCGTAAGGCTGATGTTGCGCAGCACTTTTTCCAGCCCGCGCACAAGCGTTTCTCTCTCGGCCTGCGGCATGTCGCCCCATACGGCGGCCAGCAGGGTTTGCGAAATGGCTTCAAAATCCGGCTGGGCGGCCTGAGCCTTGGCCGAAAGTGAAACCAGGGTCACCCGCGAATCGTGCGGCGAAGGGGTTTTGAACACGTAGCCTGCCTGTTCCAGCTTGTTGACCAGTGTGGTTACGGTGTTTTTTTGCTTGCCGATGGCCTCGGCCAGCGCGCTCATGTGCAAGGGGCCCCGAGCCGCCAGGGCATGCAGAATAGCCCCGTGCGACGGGGCCAGACCGCTGTGCCCGCGCTTTTCAAGCTCGGCGACGATCAGGCTGTTGGCCTGCGTGCGTAGGCGGCTGACAAGGGAGACAATGTGGTTTGTTTCCATGCGTGCAAATTACTTCGACGTAGAACTAATGTCAACAGCAAAACTGCCCCTCTGTCTGCCCAGGCCGCCAGTGTATGCCGCCAGTGTATGCCGTCTGGGCAGGCCGCCAGTGTATGCCGTCTGGGCCAGGCCGCTGCATAGCCCTTGAGCACCGGGCATCTGCGCGGCCCGTTACGCAGCCCGCACCACAGGCCGCGGACCAAACAGGATGGGCGGCTTTTTGCGGGTTGGCGCATGCAAAAACCCCGGCATTACTCAGGGCAATGCCGGGGCGTATCCATCAGTGTATCGCGGGCCGCGCTCGCAAGGCGCGTGGCGTTATTTGCCTGACTGGAGCTTGAGACCAGCTTCAAAATGGTTGAGTTTCATGGCGCGGCGAACCTTTTCGAGGGTTTTTGCGGCCTTGGCATAAGCCTTGTCCGTACCGGCCTTGAGCACGTCGATGACAAAGGGGATGTCCTGCTCGTACTGCTGGCGGCGGGTGCGGATGGGGGCAAGAATCTGCT is from Desulfovibrio desulfuricans and encodes:
- a CDS encoding MarR family winged helix-turn-helix transcriptional regulator, which gives rise to METNHIVSLVSRLRTQANSLIVAELEKRGHSGLAPSHGAILHALAARGPLHMSALAEAIGKQKNTVTTLVNKLEQAGYVFKTPSPHDSRVTLVSLSAKAQAAQPDFEAISQTLLAAVWGDMPQAERETLVRGLEKVLRNISLTAIS
- a CDS encoding pyridoxamine 5'-phosphate oxidase family protein, with translation MKKVIDFLSANTTVFIATSDAGAARVRPFQFQFEEKGRLWFCTARSKQTFAQLQADPRLEFSCVSPTMVTLRVKGTANLDDDMHVKQRIIENNGLVRSIYGSAENPDFTVFSVDHGTAFMFDFSGNPPESFSF
- a CDS encoding DUF599 domain-containing protein gives rise to the protein MYTFDLLCFCTSVGLYSAYNLYIHWREGIDPGYTIHGISRTARVQWVTSVLETKNGILAVQTLRNATMASTFMASTSVLLAVGVLSLTGNGENVRHTWHSLNFFGSVEPSMFAFKVLALLLNFFLAFFCFASSLRLYTHVGFMLGAETGHEDNAHLGYMAEKYLNMGANHFSMGMRAFYFTVPLVFWIFGAQFMVFGTVFLVSIIFILDKTPNYKK